From one Formosa sediminum genomic stretch:
- a CDS encoding 3'-5' exonuclease, translated as MNLNLKKPICFFDLETTGVNISKDRIVEIAILKVFPDGKEDSKTWLVNPEMPIPPEVTAIHGISDADVAEAPTFKALAKEIYGMIKDSDLGGFNSNRFDIPLLAEEMLRADIDFDMKSTLAIDVQTIFHKMEQRTLVAAYKFYCNKNLENAHSAAADTYATYEVLKAQVEKYDELENNTKFLSEFSSRKQFADFAGFLAFNEAGEECFAFGKHKNKRVVDVLNDEPGYFGWILNADFPLYTKKVLTAIKLRSFNNKLS; from the coding sequence ATGAATCTCAATCTAAAAAAACCTATTTGTTTTTTCGATCTAGAAACAACAGGTGTCAATATATCAAAAGACAGAATCGTAGAAATAGCGATTTTAAAAGTGTTTCCTGATGGTAAGGAAGACTCTAAAACATGGTTAGTAAATCCAGAAATGCCAATTCCTCCAGAAGTAACAGCAATACATGGTATATCTGATGCAGATGTTGCAGAGGCACCAACATTTAAAGCGTTAGCCAAAGAAATATACGGTATGATTAAAGATTCAGATTTAGGAGGATTTAATTCTAACCGATTCGATATACCGCTTTTAGCAGAAGAAATGTTGCGTGCAGATATAGATTTTGATATGAAAAGTACATTGGCAATCGATGTGCAAACTATTTTTCACAAAATGGAGCAACGTACTTTAGTAGCAGCATATAAATTTTACTGTAATAAAAATTTAGAAAATGCTCACAGTGCAGCAGCAGATACATATGCAACTTACGAAGTTTTAAAGGCACAAGTTGAAAAATATGATGAATTAGAAAATAACACCAAATTTCTTTCGGAATTTAGTAGTAGAAAACAATTTGCAGATTTTGCAGGATTTTTAGCATTTAACGAAGCTGGTGAAGAATGTTTTGCTTTCGGAAAACATAAAAATAAACGTGTAGTTGATGTCTTAAATGATGAACCTGGGTATTTTGGTTGGATATTGAATGCAGATTTTCCGTTGTACACTAAAAAAGTATTAACGGCAATTAAATTAAGAAGTTTTAATAATAAATTGAGTTAA
- a CDS encoding fumarylacetoacetate hydrolase family protein: protein MKLICIGRNYTEHIEELENEKPIDPVVFLKPDTAILLKKQPFFIPDFSNDVHYEVEVLVKINKVGKYIDKKFAHKYYDEIGLGIDFTARDLQAKLKAKGLPWEKAKAFDGAAVIGKWIPKSEISDINQLHFSLKKNENTVQNGNTSHMLWKIDELIECVSKYFTLKIGDVIFTGTPSGVGPVAPNDVLTGYIQEQEMFSITVK from the coding sequence ATGAAGCTTATTTGTATAGGTAGAAATTATACCGAACATATAGAAGAGTTAGAAAATGAAAAACCAATAGATCCTGTTGTGTTTTTAAAACCAGATACAGCTATACTTTTAAAAAAACAGCCGTTTTTTATTCCTGACTTTTCTAACGATGTTCACTATGAGGTGGAGGTTTTAGTTAAAATTAATAAAGTAGGGAAGTACATCGATAAAAAATTTGCACACAAATATTACGATGAGATTGGTTTAGGTATAGATTTTACAGCACGAGATTTACAAGCAAAATTGAAAGCCAAAGGATTGCCTTGGGAAAAAGCTAAAGCATTTGATGGTGCTGCTGTAATTGGTAAATGGATACCTAAAAGTGAAATTTCAGATATAAATCAATTACATTTTTCATTAAAAAAGAACGAAAATACGGTCCAAAACGGAAATACAAGTCATATGCTCTGGAAAATTGATGAGTTAATAGAATGTGTTTCAAAATATTTCACTTTAAAGATAGGAGATGTTATCTTTACAGGAACACCGTCTGGCGTCGGGCCTGTAGCTCCAAACGATGTCTTAACAGGGTATATACAGGAGCAAGAAATGTTTTCAATAACAGTTAAATAA